The following coding sequences lie in one Sphingomonas sp. M1-B02 genomic window:
- a CDS encoding AsmA family protein, giving the protein MATPETIRARPARAIGTPLASGIAVLSTLLGLVVLAWVILFVTKGRFLKHSFETIVAGQTNRQVKVAGDFQLYFAPFNLKFVAEGMTITNPDWAGTGNFFEARRIDSQISTWSLITGNRRINWLGLEDGRLDLQWNKGNTRNTWTFSEEKGEPLELPVIARALIRGTMVRYVDPRMHIAAAIRVDPVEATDTRFASAVGFDGNGTVRGTRFVMNGTLLSPNATIQGGRNELKLHAEALRTTLDVSGTLPGFTELDGSDLQMDLRGRNIADAFSLLGVALPDTRTYRLKSAMTKAGDEWRFTNLRGTFGASDLAGKVTVKMLQPRLLLTADLATRTLDIVDAGPFIGYSPSASAAGAVVTSVGGAPRILPDAQLRAEALKNFDAKVDWTVRNVRADNLPMSNVRLGLELDDRLLKLSPLNFSLARGMVSSDIIIDSRRQPVVTDYDIRLSPTPMGVLLAGFGVEESGTSGTLKARVQLTGRGNSVHDSLANSNGRIAIILPKGSFWTRNVQLAELDIGTFVQKMFENKLKEPVQINCGLLGFTVRNGIAAADPILIDTEKSVMLGRGGFSFKNETLDLAFRADGKKFSLFAGQSPVGIGGFFAQPKIDVISPELLSRAGVGLGLALVASPLAAVIAFVDVGDAKAADCGPVLAGASARAQRDDKGRPRDDIGKGTTATSEDGKRSRGERKEQRKKFLGIF; this is encoded by the coding sequence ATGGCGACACCCGAAACGATCCGCGCGCGCCCCGCCCGGGCGATCGGCACCCCGCTCGCTTCCGGTATCGCCGTCCTTAGCACGCTTCTCGGCCTTGTCGTGCTGGCCTGGGTGATCCTGTTCGTCACCAAGGGCCGCTTCCTGAAGCACAGCTTCGAGACGATCGTCGCCGGCCAGACCAACCGCCAAGTCAAGGTTGCAGGCGACTTCCAGCTGTATTTCGCGCCGTTCAACCTGAAGTTCGTCGCCGAGGGGATGACGATCACCAATCCCGACTGGGCCGGCACGGGCAATTTCTTCGAGGCTCGGCGGATCGATTCGCAAATCTCGACCTGGAGCCTCATCACCGGCAATCGCCGCATCAACTGGCTCGGCCTCGAGGACGGCCGGCTCGACTTGCAATGGAACAAGGGCAACACGCGCAACACCTGGACCTTCAGCGAGGAAAAAGGCGAGCCGCTCGAGCTGCCGGTGATCGCCCGTGCGCTGATCCGCGGCACCATGGTCCGCTATGTCGATCCGCGCATGCATATCGCGGCTGCCATCCGGGTCGATCCGGTCGAGGCCACAGACACCAGATTCGCCAGCGCGGTCGGCTTCGACGGCAACGGCACGGTTCGCGGCACCCGGTTCGTCATGAACGGAACCCTGCTGAGCCCCAACGCCACGATCCAGGGCGGCCGGAACGAACTGAAGCTCCATGCCGAGGCGCTTCGGACGACGCTCGACGTTTCCGGCACGCTGCCCGGCTTCACCGAACTCGACGGCTCCGACCTGCAGATGGATCTGCGCGGCCGCAATATCGCCGATGCCTTCTCGCTGCTCGGCGTCGCCTTACCCGATACGCGCACCTATCGCCTCAAATCTGCCATGACCAAGGCTGGCGACGAATGGCGCTTCACCAACCTTCGCGGCACCTTCGGCGCCAGCGACCTTGCTGGCAAAGTCACGGTGAAGATGCTCCAGCCGCGGCTGCTGCTCACCGCCGATCTCGCCACCCGAACGCTCGACATCGTCGATGCCGGGCCATTCATCGGCTACAGCCCTAGCGCGTCGGCGGCGGGCGCAGTGGTGACAAGCGTGGGCGGGGCGCCACGCATTCTCCCCGACGCACAGTTGCGCGCCGAGGCGCTCAAGAATTTCGACGCCAAGGTCGATTGGACCGTGCGCAACGTCCGGGCGGACAATCTGCCCATGTCGAACGTTCGCCTGGGACTGGAGCTGGACGACCGCCTCCTCAAACTCTCGCCGCTCAACTTCAGCCTGGCGCGCGGCATGGTCAGTTCGGACATCATAATCGATTCGCGCCGCCAGCCGGTCGTCACGGATTATGACATCCGCCTGTCGCCCACCCCGATGGGGGTGCTGCTCGCCGGCTTCGGGGTCGAGGAATCGGGAACCAGCGGCACGCTGAAGGCGCGCGTCCAGCTGACCGGCCGGGGCAACAGCGTGCATGATTCGCTCGCCAATTCGAACGGCCGCATCGCCATCATCCTGCCCAAGGGCAGCTTCTGGACGCGCAACGTACAGCTCGCCGAGCTCGATATCGGCACCTTCGTCCAGAAGATGTTCGAGAATAAGCTGAAGGAGCCGGTGCAGATCAATTGCGGGCTGCTCGGCTTCACCGTGCGCAACGGCATCGCCGCCGCCGATCCGATCCTGATCGATACCGAGAAGAGTGTGATGCTGGGCCGCGGCGGCTTCAGCTTCAAGAACGAGACGCTCGATCTGGCTTTTCGTGCCGACGGAAAGAAGTTCAGCCTGTTCGCCGGACAATCGCCGGTGGGCATCGGCGGCTTCTTCGCGCAGCCGAAGATCGATGTGATCTCACCCGAACTGCTTTCGCGCGCCGGCGTCGGGCTGGGGCTCGCGCTCGTCGCCAGCCCGCTCGCCGCGGTCATCGCCTTCGTCGACGTGGGCGATGCCAAGGCGGCCGATTGCGGCCCGGTGCTTGCGGGTGCCTCGGCGCGGGCGCAGCGCGACGACAAGGGGCGTCCTCGCGACGATATCGGCAAAGGCACCACCGCCACGTCCGAGGATGGCAAGCGTTCGCGGGGCGAGCGCAAGGAACAGCGCAAGAAGTTCCTGGGTATTTTCTAA
- the hisN gene encoding histidinol-phosphatase, producing MPVTTSDIALAERLADVAGAAIRPRFRAEHGAEAKDDLSPVTLADREAEEAMRRLIIAERPMDGIIGEEYGEREGSSGRIWVLDPIDGTRAFIAGRPIFGTLIALIEEGWPLLGVIDQPIARERWLGVAGRPTLFNGKPARTGICRDLKGAILGTTSPALFDDSQLHAFEHLDAAVMSTTLGGDCYNYGCVASGWMDVVVEAGLKLHDFAALVPVVEGAGGRMCDWQGDPLHAGSSGEVIAAGDPARIDDILEALACRGH from the coding sequence ATGCCCGTCACCACATCCGATATCGCCCTTGCCGAACGCCTCGCCGATGTGGCGGGGGCCGCGATCCGCCCCCGCTTCCGCGCCGAACATGGCGCAGAGGCGAAGGACGACCTCTCGCCCGTAACCCTCGCCGACCGCGAAGCCGAGGAGGCAATGCGCCGCCTGATCATCGCCGAGCGGCCGATGGATGGCATCATCGGCGAGGAATATGGCGAGCGCGAAGGCAGCAGCGGCCGCATCTGGGTGCTCGATCCGATCGACGGCACCCGCGCCTTCATCGCCGGGCGTCCGATCTTCGGTACGCTGATCGCCTTGATCGAGGAGGGCTGGCCGCTGCTGGGGGTGATCGACCAGCCGATCGCGCGCGAACGCTGGCTGGGCGTCGCAGGGCGACCGACCCTGTTCAACGGCAAGCCGGCGCGCACCGGCATCTGCCGCGATCTCAAGGGGGCGATCCTGGGGACGACGTCGCCGGCCCTGTTCGACGATTCGCAGCTTCACGCCTTCGAGCATCTCGACGCCGCGGTGATGAGCACGACGCTGGGCGGCGATTGCTACAATTACGGCTGCGTCGCCAGCGGCTGGATGGACGTGGTCGTCGAAGCCGGTCTCAAGCTACATGACTTTGCCGCGCTGGTCCCGGTGGTCGAAGGCGCGGGCGGGCGGATGTGCGACTGGCAGGGCGATCCGTTGCATGCGGGCAGCAGCGGCGAAGTGATCGCGGCGGGCGACCCGGCGCGGATCGACGATATCCTCGAAGCCCTGGCCTGCCGGGGGCACTGA
- a CDS encoding phospholipase A — protein MRLPLLAFGLIAAPPALAQVRAVPAQPASEQEALRGVEVFLVNESEAPIADAGPRQIEVTALDGTRMLLERLPGPTRTIAPGGFAKARYVPVSVAQAAVPPSAQHPAAPMPSEETVVQSSTGSSASFLDRFEAHEPIYGAFGAGDAGAKLQFSFAFRAFAEDAPLKLGNLRFGYTQAMFWAIDRPSGPFRSTNYSPEVYADIPFDDETKIALGWRHDSNGRGDRESVDLNRIFARAEKSFDLGGDWRLDVAPQAWFYVGSAGDAGDVKDYFGYTALTAAIRQKDGLKIALTGRGNFETRRGAAELFVSYPLARIGGAGFYLFGQAFTGYSEVLDDLRRKDSHARLGIALTR, from the coding sequence ATGCGCCTGCCGCTCCTTGCTTTCGGGCTGATTGCCGCCCCGCCCGCCCTTGCGCAGGTCCGCGCCGTCCCGGCCCAGCCGGCGTCCGAGCAGGAGGCGCTGCGCGGGGTCGAGGTGTTCCTGGTGAATGAAAGCGAGGCGCCGATCGCCGACGCCGGGCCGCGGCAGATCGAAGTGACCGCGCTGGACGGGACCCGCATGCTGCTCGAGCGGTTGCCCGGCCCGACGCGGACGATTGCCCCCGGTGGCTTCGCCAAGGCGCGCTACGTGCCGGTGAGCGTCGCGCAGGCCGCGGTGCCGCCCTCGGCCCAGCATCCCGCCGCGCCGATGCCGAGCGAAGAGACCGTGGTGCAGAGTTCCACGGGCTCTTCCGCTTCCTTCCTCGATCGCTTCGAGGCGCATGAGCCGATCTACGGCGCGTTCGGCGCGGGCGATGCGGGCGCGAAGCTGCAGTTCAGCTTCGCCTTCCGCGCCTTCGCCGAGGATGCGCCGCTCAAGCTCGGAAATCTGCGCTTCGGTTATACCCAGGCGATGTTCTGGGCGATCGACCGGCCGTCCGGCCCGTTCCGCTCGACCAATTATAGCCCCGAAGTCTATGCCGACATTCCCTTCGACGACGAGACTAAGATCGCACTCGGCTGGCGGCACGATTCGAACGGCCGCGGCGATCGAGAGTCGGTCGATCTCAACCGCATCTTCGCGCGCGCCGAGAAGTCGTTCGATCTGGGCGGGGACTGGCGACTGGATGTCGCGCCGCAGGCCTGGTTCTATGTCGGCAGCGCCGGCGATGCCGGCGATGTGAAGGACTATTTCGGCTACACCGCGCTCACCGCGGCGATCCGCCAGAAGGACGGGCTCAAGATCGCGCTGACCGGACGCGGCAATTTCGAGACGCGGCGCGGCGCGGCCGAACTATTCGTCTCCTACCCGCTCGCGCGGATCGGCGGAGCGGGCTTTTATCTGTTCGGCCAGGCGTTCACCGGCTATAGCGAAGTCCTCGACGACCTCCGTCGAAAAGATAGCCATGCCCGGCTCGGGATCGCGCTCACGCGATAG
- a CDS encoding peroxiredoxin, with protein sequence MRTKLLLAALLLPLALPLQAALAPGAKAPIFTAPGASAGKPLDVNLAAALKNGPVVLYFFPAAFTKGCNAEAHAFAEALPDFTKAGATVIGMTAGNVDQLQKFSSEYCAGKFAVAAASPAIVKGYDVLLKKPDGTPSTVTSRTSFVIAPNGRILFAHTDMNPGDHVKLTLQAVRNYRAGKRN encoded by the coding sequence ATGCGGACCAAGCTCCTCCTCGCTGCCCTTCTCCTGCCGCTTGCGCTTCCGCTGCAGGCCGCGCTGGCGCCGGGTGCGAAGGCTCCGATCTTCACGGCGCCCGGCGCATCGGCAGGCAAGCCGCTCGACGTCAACCTGGCAGCCGCGCTCAAGAATGGGCCCGTGGTCCTCTATTTCTTCCCCGCCGCCTTCACCAAGGGCTGCAACGCGGAGGCCCATGCCTTTGCCGAAGCGCTGCCCGATTTCACCAAGGCGGGCGCAACCGTGATCGGCATGACCGCGGGCAACGTCGATCAGCTCCAGAAGTTCAGCAGCGAATATTGCGCAGGCAAGTTCGCGGTGGCGGCGGCAAGCCCGGCGATCGTCAAGGGTTACGACGTGTTGCTCAAGAAGCCGGACGGCACGCCGTCGACCGTCACCAGCCGTACCAGCTTCGTGATCGCGCCCAATGGCCGCATTCTATTTGCCCATACCGACATGAACCCCGGCGATCACGTCAAGCTGACCTTGCAGGCGGTCCGCAACTACCGTGCCGGCAAGCGTAACTGA